A stretch of the Fusobacterium varium genome encodes the following:
- a CDS encoding putative copper homeostasis protein, with the protein MIKEVCVESFSEARAAEKRGADRIELCDNLYLGGTTPSYGTIKMAAEKLTIPAFPIIRPRGGDFCYSKEEIEIMKEDIKVCKSLGIKGVVLGVLTSDSKVDFETLKELVALASPMEVTFHKAIDELENPVEVIDRFVEIGVKRILSSGTKETALEGKDILNAMIKKADNRIIILIAGKVTSDNFEEVAAAVPSSEYHGKKIM; encoded by the coding sequence ATGATAAAAGAAGTATGTGTAGAATCATTCTCAGAAGCTCGTGCAGCTGAAAAAAGAGGGGCTGACAGAATAGAATTATGTGATAATCTTTATCTTGGCGGAACTACTCCATCTTATGGAACTATTAAAATGGCTGCTGAAAAACTTACTATTCCTGCTTTTCCTATAATCAGACCAAGAGGAGGAGATTTCTGTTATTCAAAAGAAGAAATAGAAATAATGAAAGAGGATATAAAGGTATGTAAATCATTAGGAATAAAAGGAGTTGTTCTTGGAGTTCTTACATCTGACAGCAAAGTTGATTTTGAAACTTTAAAAGAACTTGTTGCCCTTGCTTCTCCTATGGAAGTTACATTTCATAAGGCTATAGATGAGTTGGAAAACCCTGTTGAAGTTATAGACAGATTTGTTGAAATTGGAGTAAAAAGAATCCTTTCTTCTGGAACTAAAGAAACTGCACTTGAAGGAAAGGATATTCTTAATGCAATGATAAAAAAGGCTGATAACAGAATTATTATACTGATAGCTGGGAAGGTTACAAGTGATAATTTTGAAGAAGTTGCTGCTGCTGTACCATCTTCTGAATATCATGGTAAAAAAATAATGTAA
- a CDS encoding putative transcriptional regulator, which produces MLASDRQDRILELLERDGSVKTSNLVNIMDVSLETIRRDLDFLEKQGYLQKVYGGAILKNKEGKNLTYSLRESKNTEEKREVAVLALKYINEGDTIALNGSTTNIEIARLTKDKYSSLTVVTNSLLIANELADTKGINLILAAGIYNKNEFAFLGEITEQFLHNFSVDKSFICVGGISLKRGVTDFLIEEVLVERKMAEIAEEVFILADSTKIENNSLIKICDIENLDLIITDSKLDENILKKYLENGIKIINR; this is translated from the coding sequence ATGTTGGCAAGTGATAGACAGGATAGAATATTAGAATTGTTAGAGCGAGATGGAAGTGTAAAAACTTCTAATCTTGTTAATATTATGGATGTTTCTCTTGAAACAATTCGTAGAGATTTGGATTTTTTAGAAAAACAGGGGTATCTTCAAAAAGTATATGGAGGGGCTATTCTTAAAAATAAAGAGGGAAAAAACCTTACTTATTCTTTAAGAGAATCAAAAAATACAGAAGAAAAAAGAGAAGTTGCTGTTTTAGCCTTAAAGTATATAAACGAAGGAGATACAATAGCTCTCAATGGAAGTACAACAAATATAGAAATAGCAAGACTGACAAAGGATAAATATTCTTCTCTGACAGTTGTTACTAATTCTCTCCTCATAGCAAATGAATTAGCAGATACAAAGGGAATAAATCTTATTTTGGCAGCTGGAATATATAATAAAAATGAGTTTGCATTTTTAGGAGAGATAACAGAACAATTTCTTCATAACTTTTCTGTTGATAAATCTTTCATATGTGTAGGAGGAATATCTTTAAAAAGAGGAGTAACAGATTTTCTTATTGAAGAGGTACTTGTAGAGAGAAAGATGGCTGAAATAGCTGAAGAAGTATTTATTTTGGCAGATTCAACAAAGATAGAAAATAACTCTCTCATAAAAATATGTGATATAGAAAATTTAGATTTAATAATAACAGATTCAAAGCTGGATGAAAATATTTTAAAAAAGTATCTTGAAAATGGAATTAAGATTATAAATAGATAA
- a CDS encoding putative Na+/alanine symporter, with protein sequence MNEIEIMLERISEIIWGNYLIVTLIGVGIFFTIITKGIQIKGFPLAMKELINSLKGKNEIKGEGTLSAVQALCTALSSCVGNGNIVGVATAIASGGPGAVFWMWAAGIVGMATKYAEIVLGIIYREKSDDGTYVGGPMYYLSKGLGWKKTAVLFSIFMFLQISGGALIQSNAVAIVIKDMFGIKPLFSGLMMAGIITMVVIGGVRRLGKVAERIIPVMTIMYFAGGLVIIISNFNHISYAIINIITSAFNTQAVGGGVLGYTIKEAMRFGVARGLYSNEAGEGSAPVLHSAAITDHPARQGLYGILEVFIDTVVICSLTAFIVLTSGVVEMEISPAVYVITAFGTIHYMFRYLIGASMVLFAFSTILSQWYFGNVTLTYIFNSKVASYFKYVFVCLAVIGSLSSLKIVWLIQDIVLGLMIIPNLIGLVLLNKKVKDATEDFMSMINRGEIKKYVGK encoded by the coding sequence ATGAATGAAATTGAAATAATGCTGGAGAGAATATCGGAAATTATATGGGGAAACTATCTTATAGTCACTCTTATAGGAGTGGGAATTTTTTTTACTATTATAACAAAAGGGATACAGATAAAGGGATTTCCATTGGCCATGAAAGAACTTATAAATTCTTTAAAAGGAAAGAATGAGATAAAAGGAGAAGGAACATTATCAGCAGTTCAGGCTTTATGTACAGCATTGAGTAGCTGTGTTGGAAATGGAAATATAGTTGGAGTGGCTACTGCCATAGCCAGTGGAGGGCCGGGAGCAGTATTTTGGATGTGGGCAGCTGGAATAGTTGGAATGGCAACAAAATATGCTGAGATAGTATTAGGTATAATCTATAGAGAAAAATCTGATGATGGAACATATGTGGGAGGTCCCATGTATTATTTGTCAAAAGGATTGGGGTGGAAAAAAACAGCAGTTCTTTTTTCTATATTTATGTTCCTTCAAATAAGCGGAGGAGCACTTATACAATCTAATGCAGTAGCAATAGTAATAAAAGACATGTTTGGAATAAAACCTTTATTTTCAGGACTTATGATGGCAGGAATAATTACAATGGTTGTTATTGGTGGTGTAAGAAGACTTGGAAAAGTAGCAGAAAGAATAATTCCTGTTATGACTATTATGTATTTTGCAGGGGGATTAGTAATAATAATTTCTAACTTTAATCATATAAGTTATGCTATAATAAATATAATAACTTCTGCTTTTAATACACAAGCAGTGGGGGGAGGAGTTTTAGGCTACACAATAAAAGAAGCAATGAGGTTTGGAGTAGCAAGAGGATTGTATTCCAATGAAGCTGGAGAAGGAAGTGCACCAGTGCTTCACTCTGCTGCTATTACAGATCATCCAGCAAGACAGGGACTTTATGGGATACTTGAGGTCTTTATTGATACTGTTGTCATCTGTTCACTGACAGCCTTTATTGTTTTAACTTCAGGAGTAGTAGAAATGGAAATATCACCAGCAGTTTATGTCATTACAGCTTTTGGAACTATACATTATATGTTTAGATATCTTATAGGGGCAAGTATGGTATTGTTTGCATTTTCTACTATATTATCTCAATGGTATTTTGGAAATGTGACATTGACTTATATTTTTAATTCCAAAGTAGCATCATATTTTAAATATGTATTTGTATGTCTTGCAGTAATAGGTTCTCTGAGCAGTTTAAAAATAGTGTGGCTTATACAGGATATAGTTCTGGGGTTGATGATAATCCCAAACCTTATAGGACTTGTTCTTTTAAATAAAAAAGTTAAGGATGCAACTGAAGATTTTATGAGTATGATAAATAGAGGGGAGATAAAAAAATATGTTGGCAAGTGA
- a CDS encoding putative membrane protein, producing MTKSANFKKWFTFVVLVIGGGTIFKLSSLKDAFYVPMQEFMGLTHTQIGAALSVYGLVQTIGNFASIYISDRFSKRIMISFSLVCIGLIGIYISTFPGYGGILLAWGLLSFFGEVVYWPVLLKAIRLLGDETEQGRLFGFLEAGRGVVDTIVAFSALGIFALLGKGSIALRGSILFYSGAVILTGIISYILVEDDKIVAADGEKINKNKLAWQGVIQAVKTPEIWVVSLTIASIYSVYCGLTYFIPFLKDIYGMPVTLIGAYGIVNQYGLKMVGGPVGGMLVDKKFKSATKFLRVALIAAAVAMFGFTLLPHETMNVYVGMACTLGFGAIIFSMRAVFFAPIDEIKVPRHISGAAMSIACIFGYSPQMFAFALYGNMLDRYPGMAGYRMVFMTMIGFAIVGVIITTILLGMIKKKKNQEIAD from the coding sequence ATGACAAAAAGTGCAAATTTTAAAAAATGGTTTACATTTGTAGTCTTGGTAATTGGTGGAGGAACAATATTTAAACTTTCTTCATTAAAAGATGCTTTTTATGTACCTATGCAGGAATTTATGGGATTGACACATACACAAATAGGGGCAGCTCTTTCTGTATATGGGCTAGTACAGACAATAGGAAACTTTGCTTCTATATATATATCAGACAGATTTTCAAAGAGAATAATGATATCTTTCTCTCTTGTATGTATTGGATTGATTGGAATATACATATCAACATTTCCAGGATATGGAGGAATCTTATTAGCATGGGGACTACTTTCTTTTTTTGGAGAAGTGGTATACTGGCCAGTTCTTTTAAAAGCAATAAGACTGCTTGGAGATGAAACAGAACAGGGAAGGTTATTTGGATTTTTGGAAGCTGGAAGAGGAGTTGTAGATACAATAGTTGCATTTTCAGCATTGGGAATATTTGCATTATTAGGAAAAGGATCAATAGCCTTAAGAGGATCAATACTTTTCTATTCAGGAGCAGTTATATTAACAGGAATAATATCATATATTCTTGTTGAAGATGACAAAATAGTTGCAGCTGATGGAGAAAAGATAAATAAGAATAAATTGGCATGGCAGGGAGTAATTCAAGCAGTAAAAACTCCTGAAATATGGGTAGTATCACTGACAATAGCATCTATATACTCAGTTTACTGTGGTTTGACATACTTTATTCCATTCTTGAAAGATATTTATGGAATGCCAGTGACATTGATTGGTGCTTATGGAATAGTAAATCAATATGGATTGAAAATGGTTGGTGGCCCTGTTGGAGGAATGCTTGTAGATAAGAAATTTAAATCAGCAACTAAATTCTTAAGAGTGGCTTTGATAGCAGCAGCAGTAGCAATGTTTGGATTTACACTTCTGCCTCATGAAACTATGAATGTATATGTTGGTATGGCTTGTACTTTAGGATTTGGAGCTATTATTTTCTCTATGAGAGCAGTATTCTTTGCTCCGATTGATGAGATAAAAGTTCCTAGACATATAAGTGGAGCGGCAATGTCGATAGCTTGTATTTTTGGATATTCTCCACAAATGTTTGCTTTTGCCCTTTATGGAAATATGCTTGACAGATATCCAGGAATGGCAGGATATAGAATGGTCTTTATGACAATGATAGGATTTGCAATAGTAGGGGTGATTATTACAACAATCTTATTAGGAATGATAAAGAAGAAAAAGAATCAGGAAATAGCAGATTAA
- a CDS encoding putative transposase, giving the protein MFFFYDRDLLTKLAYAVNDVFKYQFHNIKAKNQRIHKISKYSSKYFTNSDIIHYGLITVIHTFGRDLKWNPHIHAIVTLGGFNKNYQFLEKKYFHVNSIAGQWKKMVIDIVKSGNYDKPEIKAKAYAAANYLYRKNTRFFFNVAKNDLNNNIYAIKYIGRYLSRAPIAEYKIIDFYDNKVTFYYESLADDKQRIELTLDAETFLSKLIIHILLFINLKYGKLLE; this is encoded by the coding sequence ATGTTTTTCTTCTATGATAGAGACCTTTTAACTAAGCTTGCTTATGCTGTTAATGATGTTTTTAAATATCAATTTCATAACATTAAAGCAAAAAATCAAAGAATTCATAAAATTTCAAAATATTCCTCTAAATACTTTACTAACTCAGATATCATTCATTATGGATTGATTACTGTTATTCATACCTTTGGGCGCGATCTTAAATGGAACCCTCATATTCATGCTATTGTTACTTTAGGTGGATTCAATAAAAACTACCAATTTCTTGAAAAAAAATATTTTCATGTCAATTCCATTGCTGGACAATGGAAAAAAATGGTTATTGATATTGTTAAATCTGGAAATTATGACAAGCCTGAAATTAAAGCTAAAGCTTATGCCGCTGCTAACTATCTTTATCGCAAAAATACAAGATTCTTTTTCAATGTTGCAAAAAATGATTTAAATAATAATATTTATGCAATTAAATATATTGGCAGATATCTGTCAAGAGCTCCTATCGCGGAATATAAAATTATTGATTTCTATGATAATAAGGTTACTTTCTATTATGAAAGTCTTGCTGATGATAAACAAAGAATTGAGCTTACTTTAGATGCGGAAACATTTCTTTCCAAATTAATTATTCACATTTTACTTTTTATCAACTTGAAATATGGAAAGCTTTTGGAGTAA
- a CDS encoding putative acetyltransferase, producing MDIIIRTVKLEDIESINVLYKEVDELHLEKYPELFKKPEKEGRSVEYLKNIIATPYREIFIAERGGEIVGIAEVMVTQNQPFPVKIDMKWVVLDNLVVSEKFKGHGIGSMLVDCVIDWARDWNINRIELKVYEQNFEALSFYEAKGFETLNRTMFLNIE from the coding sequence ATGGATATAATAATAAGAACAGTAAAATTAGAAGATATAGAGAGTATCAACGTTTTGTATAAAGAAGTTGATGAACTTCATTTGGAAAAATATCCAGAACTTTTTAAAAAACCAGAAAAAGAAGGCAGATCTGTTGAATATTTAAAAAATATTATAGCAACCCCATACAGAGAAATATTTATAGCTGAACGTGGGGGAGAAATAGTAGGAATAGCAGAAGTTATGGTTACCCAAAATCAACCTTTTCCTGTTAAGATAGATATGAAATGGGTAGTATTGGATAATCTTGTAGTCAGTGAAAAATTTAAGGGACATGGAATAGGAAGTATGCTTGTAGATTGTGTTATAGACTGGGCGAGAGATTGGAATATAAACAGAATAGAATTAAAAGTTTATGAACAGAATTTTGAAGCTCTATCTTTTTATGAAGCAAAGGGATTTGAAACACTTAACAGGACAATGTTTTTAAACATAGAATAA
- the atpC gene encoding ATP synthase epsilon chain, sodium ion specific — MATFKVKVVNYQEKVLEQEAEFLLVRTTEGEMGILPNHSPFVAGLAIGEMKIRLDGNEKCYFVSGGFLEISNNVVTVLADEAMPCEMIDLERARKEAEEAKAKLDKMKEDKDILLTEKNLNEALVKVRLAEKLL, encoded by the coding sequence ATGGCTACTTTTAAAGTTAAAGTTGTAAATTATCAAGAAAAAGTTTTGGAACAGGAAGCAGAGTTTCTTCTTGTGAGAACTACTGAAGGAGAGATGGGAATACTTCCTAATCATTCACCTTTTGTTGCAGGGCTTGCTATTGGTGAAATGAAAATAAGACTTGATGGCAATGAAAAGTGCTATTTTGTTTCAGGAGGATTCCTTGAGATATCTAATAATGTTGTAACTGTGTTAGCAGATGAAGCTATGCCTTGTGAAATGATAGATTTGGAAAGAGCTAGAAAAGAGGCTGAAGAAGCTAAGGCAAAATTAGATAAAATGAAAGAGGATAAAGATATTCTTCTGACTGAAAAAAATCTGAATGAAGCTTTAGTAAAAGTTCGTTTAGCTGAAAAATTATTATAA